Within Porites lutea chromosome 2, jaPorLute2.1, whole genome shotgun sequence, the genomic segment CATTCCCGTAGCACCGAACAGAAGATCCGCCACGGTAAGATTGATAATCAGGAAATGCCTACGGGTTTGCAACAACTTGTTTTTCGTAAAGGAATATAGAGTCAAAGAGTTAATCACAATCACTATAATCCCTGTAACGGCAAAGGCAACGCTCCAAGCAATCAACAAGTAACTTTCCATGGCTAACGGTAATCCTCGAAATCTCATCATCGTGATCTCATGTATGGAACTTGTGCCTGTGTATCAAAAAAGGATGCATTTGGGTGTATCCAgtattttttctatttaaatCAGTACATAATAAACACCCGATAATAAGAGCCTAGCGGGTTAAGGACCTCCCGGCAGACATATACAACTGGCATTTTAATACCTAAAAATTCAAGTTCATCttagccaagcaagatcaagcaggttcttatatgtgggttacaGTTACATTATGATAAATAATGTAACCAAGGAGTAGGCTAAGGAGTGTAACTTCGAGATtgcaaatttcaatttttcggaCAAGACCGTACTGTACCAAACCTAGGTTTATTTCTTTCTCTGCTAATCAATAATCCATGATCTCCTTCACAAAAAtaaacctaattaagaacctacttagcgTAAATTGCTAATGAGTACCCTAAAGTACGagaacctattttgccagacagACTTTTGAAAAAGTAGGTTTTTATTCGCGGGTGTTTACCTAGTATCTTATTGGACCGTTTAGTATGCTGTATCGTGAAATGATATTACGAATCGCGCTAACGGTTCGTATGAGCACGAACTCCATTAActgacctctggagccagggtagtATTCTTAAGGTGTGGACCAAATACAAGGAAAGAGTAAACATATTCCACGATACTACACACTGAACCTTTCAACGTGGGATTCATTAGTCTTGCGTGCGACTGTATGGCTTGTTCTGTATGGCTTTTTCTTGTCTAAACTAGAACCTAAAATACCGTTTCTACGACTACAATCACGTGAGTCCTTATTTTCACATCTGATGAATTCTACTGACCATTTTATTAACctccaattaatttcatttatatcaacttgctttgaattgagagacaaacttatctccggaataattaatcctactgatggttagaaataaacaatgatcaatacctttcaaattattttaaatatttaatttacaaggaatcactgattaatttcaagtaggttttgcaatactgtaatattttgatatggtcatgcaaataaagcttattgttgttgttgttgtaaagaTTGCTACCTGGCCAAGTTCGTCTCGGTccataaaaagagaaagaaaaagagaagaagaaaacgaGGCCAATATttagccatcttgaccgaacaagcttggaCAATTAACGATTTACCATATGGCCATAAAGGGAACACTTTTTGCGGGACCAACCGGGAAATTTCGAGCGGAAAGATGGGCTCATCAGTCCATCTCCTCTGATTgactagccaatcagaacacaggattttTCGCTCTATCTTGCCCGCTCAcggattcagccatataataaatgaTTTTATAGTTCTAAACTTAACGATAATAATCTTTGTTCGTAGCCGTGTACAAAAGAGTGATCATTAGAGTGAAAAGCTCGCCCTAAATGACCTCATAAATCAAATACATTTCAATATCGCGGTGTTTGAAGcttaataataagaaaaaaacgtCCTTGGAACTTCGTTGGTTTTAACACAGTCCAACATTACGGGCTTAATTACAGGGTTTTAAACATGATCATTCCCTGACATACATAAATtggtgacaatttttttctgttaaaaacaaacaacattttCGCCAATGCCTATATTGTCTATGTCACTCATGCAAATAAGACTTTATTTTAGTTGTGATTCAATTCATGCCATCCGacgataaaactgaaaaaggagAGTAGAAAAGTTTTGTAAAGTAATTTGCTTTCTGTTGGCCTGTGTGGAAACTTGCACGTAGTAGTGTTACTGCCCTCCCGGTACCGACCGTTTGCGTCTGCGATtcaaaacacttaaaactgttGATTTTTGAATAGGCTAAGAAGACAACGCTGACACTTAATTCGGATTATTTTTTCTGTAACAACAAGCGGCAAAAAAAACCCGGTCAACTCGCTTTAACTCAAGACGAAGATATAGTCACTGTGTAGTGTAATATATTGTGGcactttattttttacaagCGTCTTTTTTACTGATTAATTTTCTCAGAGGATTTAAACTGTCTTTAATTCAGCGCAAGGTAATTAGCACAAGGTAAGGTTGATCGTATCTGGTTTGAACAACAAGAACTGACTAAACATACCTGGCAAAGCTTAAATTTTCTCAGTTTAGTGCAAGGTAAAAGTCGGCAACTCAGTCTCTTTACTGCTCAAAACATCACCTCTCATCTGTAAATCAGTCAGTCGAAGATGTCAAGGGTTGATATTGGCAACAAAGTAAGCCAATATCGTAAGTAATTAGAATAACAAAGACTAATGACTTAGATGAATTATAATTCAACAAAGTGCACGTAATCTTTAAGTTTAGAAAATAAACCTCAATATTATGATAAACGCCCTGGTGGTACCAATGTTCCATGTCCGTTATATTTAAACTCTAACacgactccgaggctttctggtcatttttctatatttggtttggttttctttgtgctcagcCTCTTTTAAAAGTTGCGGggcaatggagtcgtgaaaactGTGCAATTTTGACCAACAAGCCAAGGAGTCAGGTTAGAATTTTGATCTATCGATTGTGGGCTATTATATAAAGTATAttctaaaacagtggatagtgtttttcgagagctctgattggctactcatgATCAACCTTCGGATATCCAGCGTTGTCACTGAtccacctccagttcctccgagcgagcgacgccaaactctcGTAAGTTACGAGCGAAAAggcttcccggtttgctgccgcaataaataaagaaatttcacaaataatcaaacaagctcttcccgaaatacacgaagaagatGACGAAGtttggtttggaagttttaattGGTAAAGCTTTCAATTgtctgtttgacttgaatttatcgatgaaacGGGTGAAAAAggcttttgtttacaaatgcaaattaactGTCTTACGTAATACTTTATTTACCTGACATGTTCATAAATGAGgttaaaactaaattaaataGTTCTTTTCTTACAAAATGGAGAACATACAGAGCACCTTCCCGatattagcctgttccaggctctcagatagtggggaagacgcgaaagtaaaAGGCACTCGAAAAGTTGGCGGgcgaaaaagaggaaaagggAGGGAGTTtgctcccgttttattttcgtcttCGCGCTTACTCAATTCAGCgggcccgactatctcggaggcTGAAACAGGCTATCTCGATATCCATAACAATATCCGatgtttgcactttttttaaaTAGTGATATCtgctaaaagatttttaaatctttaataaAGACCACCAATAAGTCTTAATTAGTTCATATTTTTCTCACCAAACccccgtttttttttcttttcatctactAAAAGGAACTTCTACCCGGGTTACTAAAAATATAGTTTACCCAACAGTCAAAACACTTCTAACCTCAGTTTAAGTCGATATTATGGCTTACCTATCATAaccttaattaatttttttttcttcgctttttTTCCTTGTCGGTGAATTGTCCTTTATTGAGCCCTTCTGAATTTTTCAACTGTCCCTGATCGTTTTTAAATTTCATCAGTTTAGACTTATACGCAAAGACCTGACCCTCCCACAACTGAAAGCTGATGGTGTCCCACTAACTATTAAAAGTGTAGTAAGAGATGGAAAGTCTCTAATAGAGAGTTTAAAAAGTTGAAGGCCGAGAAATGTTAAATAATTCCAAATTTTCTCCTCCGGGGCTGGGTCAGAAAGACCAAAATCAGTACAGATAAGAAGGTGGATGAAAGAAATTGAATATGAACTTTTTTACCAGGGCTTTTCAAGAATCTAACTATAGCGTTTTAGTCCTTTTGATATCAAATAAAAAAGGACGAGACGTACTCGAACACTACTCGAGTCCTGCACAGTTGTCGGTCTTCGGTTCCCGAGCATTTTCCGCTGTCTCCCGGCCGGGTCCGGTCTCAGCGGCTGCAGGTAATCGAGCCTATATGTAGATCATTGCCTGgactctttgttttgtttttgattgctgCTTGTTTTACTCCTTCTTTCTAAAAACTTCGTCTTAGTTTGTTTTTGAGTAATTCATCTCAGTGATACGCAGGAGGGGTATTCCAGAGAAATAATAAGCTGTTGATGACAATTATTATTACTCCATAATATCAGTTAATTTGTTCACGTCCCCCCAACTAAATTTGGAGCTTATATTAAGTACTAAAAATCATGACAGCCGGGTATACGTACTCTCTTATAAGGGGACATTTGCTCTTCATTACGACTGAATATCATAAAATTGCTTAATAAAAGTTTCTAGATTCCCTTTCCCTTTCCCAATCGACGTTATTATAActtaaaaagagttttttttcttcttttaaacctCAAAATCTATAATTAGTTGATTTTTGTTCCATAACTTAATTTGCTGACCGGCATCACATAATGGTGCCGAATGGTCGTTTTTTATTTAAATGATGCTTTAGAGTTTTAAATCATTTGAATTTCTCATTTTGGCTTTTGGACAACACTTTAACACTTAGCGCATGTAATCTTTTCTTTAGCAAGCAGATTAGAGTCGTCGTAAAATGAAAATGTCACCATGACCTGTATACATGTAAATACACTATATCAATAGCACGTAGGAAGCATAATTAAGAGATTTCAAGGATAACTGAGTGTCAGTATATCATGATTTGGCAAAAATGTGCACAATTATTAGTAAAATACAAGCACATACGAATACCGCAGACAGCTCTATGGGTCAGTGCAAAGATGAGCTAATGTATAAGTCAGGAGTCCCCGTTCAGTGATCGAAAGACGTTTATTCAGGCAGCAATATAGCAGGCTGGAAAGTATTACCAATAGGAGAAGAACCTATAACCATCTGGTTTCTAGTCCAGAAGCTCTACCACTAAGCTACAGGAGTTTCGTGGGGTTAAGGCCACTACAAAAACTCATTTTTGAGGCCGAAAAGTGGAAAGTTTGGCTGGCCATTTCTACTTTCTGTCGGCCTGTGAAACCAGCACCTGTTTACTGTACAAGGATTTAAGTTTCTCAATAATGAAGCAatataactgtaacaagctttttttttcgaTACAAAGAAACACCACTTGTTCAGCTGATTTTGAATAGACTAAGCTGAAAGAGAATGCTTTGAGGAAAACGCGGGTACTGGGGAGATATCTTTTACGTGTCAGATCGGCAGTTGCAACCTATACTTTCACAGATTTCTTCCGCGCTGGAAAGTAACATACCTGCTACAAAGCTTCTTTTCCTACCTGATGGTAGACAACCCAGCTATTTCAGATGCTAACCTGGTAGTAATGATACACATACACCGCGTCATCCGTAATTCAGTCACTAAATCGCCTTTACACGCGCAGGCAACAGAAAACTGTTACGTTCTTACACGTCTAATCTCGCTTACAGGGTTTTTCACTGCGAGGCTACAACGGAAGCgcaaatgttttgtttttgtagccgCGTCATGATGGAGATCTGGTTTTGACAACATCCAAATGACAAATAGTCAGAGAGTATTGTGACCGTGACGAACGAgacaattttaaattaaaagtaagTCAAGTATATGTAACCGAGATgttaaaaaaagccaaaaaaaaatgatctgtaaaactataaaaaaaagacCATTGATAATGAATTTTAAGCCACATTTGCATACGCTTGTGCGCGAACGTTACAAGATTAAAATGCACGGGCCGAcgattttatttcttattcttCGATTCCTTACTTTGTTAATGCCCGTTCAGAATTTAATGTAAAACCATTGAATTgttttttcaaccaaaaaaaacacaacgcTTAATTAGACATCAGCATCAGACTAAGAAGATGAATTTCATCTTTAAAGCTAGTGACTGTGAATCCTTCAATCAGAACATCGAGTAGCAGGAGTGGCAAATGCCACTGAGGGAAAATTAGTGATCAGCCAttcgaaaattgaaaaaaaatctctttCACGAAGTCGGTTTAGTTTGGCCGGCAACAAGATATTATAGTCTATTCAATTTCAACAGTTATAGATCAAAACAATCAAGCCTTTTGTTCGACATTTCCATTTAAAATTCATTCAATAATAGTTCATTAGTAACTCCTTAGGGCCTGACGTAGACTGTCATTATCATGCAATTAtcaaaaaattggccatttcaAAGAAAGCACCTTTTACATTGCTGTTTGAAATAAGCGACTCAGTCATAAACAACTCGTACGTAGATCAAGAcaaaaaactgtctttttctccaattaattttactttccttATCAAATGGAGGAGGTTTGTCATGAGACCGTTATTTAGTTAAATAATATCAGTCCAAGAGTCGGTTTTCAAAAGGAAGAGGATCCCATCCATTGCCGATTGCTATTCAGGTCGATATAATATTTCGTAAGTAGAAGAGAGTGACCCACTCTACACCTGCTCAGTTTAGTGGTATGATAGTATACTCTGCGTTCCATAATGGGCCTCTTATACTTGACTATCTTAACtggttggaaaaaaaatagattgAATTTTTTACTATAACTTTAACTTGATCCTTATTAACTTTGTAAACACAAATTGAGACCGGACAATGGTTGTTAACGAAGCTGTCCACTCTGATATTGGCCCGTTTACGAAAATATCCGTTGGCGAGCGCGTTTTACGCAACTCATCTTGACTTCACGCACAATGATGAACTTAATGGGCTCTCATGTGGGTATGACTTACCAGCCTCCTACTCAGTTTCCTCTAAATAACGCTCAAGGTGGAAAAGCTTTCGCACGTATCTCAATATCTAGTCTACTTTAATTCGCTGATACTGCACATGTAGGTAGGATTGGCGTAAAATGCAACCTAAGTTAAATAAGCTTATAAAACGGCATTCATGTTAAGTAAACACTGGCAGAAGCATATGTAAACAACATTTAAGAACTCGTTCAGTCTGTTCGCCAATTAACAGCTGCAATTAACAGGGAAAAAACggttaaaattgaaaaattgaaaaaaaacctttcttcCATGCCTACTTtttaagtctttgaaagaaaagagTGAAAGTATAGTGTTAGAACTAAAACGCAGTAGATCATATGAAAACGTAACGAACCATTTTTAAACGGCAGTTCGTACCCGATACTCATATTAAATCAGCCCCATAATAAATCAGTATTACTTTTCTTGAGATAGCTTGCCCACAGGAAAATGATATACCAACCCCTTTCTTTTAAGAGCCGTGTAAAAATCATCAAGTATATACTGAGGAAGAAACAAGAAATGATGAGTTAATGATACAAAGAAGACTGCACCGGCAAAGACCCCATATCAGACTCACACGAAGCCCTCTTTTTTAGTCGAGTCTGGTCTGCCCGGCCTTCACTGAGTCGGCAGCGCCGAAATTATATATTTCAAAAGAACTTGAATATTCTCTACAAATATATGACATACAtgattttgttactttttaGAATAAAAGGAAAGCGATGAGGTACCACCACAGTATTACAGAATCAGCTGAACTGTGTGGTTGGAGTGCAGCTTTTGCGGTGATGGCGATCTCGGTGGTGATGGTGAACACCTTGACGTTGATCACCTTCATAAAAACTAAGTTTCTCTTGACGCGGAAACATGtaatcatcatcaacatcactATTGCTGATCTTCTATTTGGAGCTGCAGGACTTTCATCAGGAATGTTATACCTACTTAAACCGTCGGAATTTTCCTTCTTCCTTCTTCGTGCCACAATCGGCTTCACAAAAATGTCGACTCTTATTTCCACCGGCGTGCTTGCTGTTGAGAGAATGTGCGCCATTGGTTTTCCTCTCCGTCACAAAGTTTTAACTAACAGAGTTTACAAGGTAACTTTGATATTCATTTGGATTATATCAGCTGTGAACACAATTATGGTTACACTCTACTGGGCTGACGTCTGGGGACATATACTGATGGCATCCGGGGGGtcacttttattttctacagGAGTGGTTTTCGTGGTGGTTTTTTGCCACGTCATTATCTGGATTTTATTCCGACGAAGTAATCGACGTCACAGACTACCATCTAATCCTCGAGACAAAGCATTAGCTATAACACTATTGTACATCACCAGCGCTTTCATAATAACATGGGTGCCTCTGACGTTGTATTTATCAATTGCCCATGTTTGCAAAAGCTGCGTGAAACCAACACAAGAAGAAAGGATATCATTTGGCATACTTCTTGCGCTGGGTATCCAGTCGCTTATCAATACAGTCATTTACTGCTTTAGACTCCAAGGATTTATGGTTAGTCTCAAAGCCCAggtgaagaaaataaaatgcttaaaaaaagaagCGTCCTCTGAAAAAGCACCTAAAAGAAAAACTACCGTCCATCCAGAGGAACTTGACTTTTGCGCGGTGATTCCACCTCAAGAaataaagaactaaaaaaaaatgagggaTGTTGATactttgtaaataatttgtatGCTGAATTTTAGGTCATCTGTATCAAAGGAGAATTCAGTGTTGTGTCTAACGCAACAGAATTCTATGTATTCTGTATAAATTAGCAGTTGCTGTGGGATACATGCTGTTCCATTAACGTAGCCGCAAAAAGTCCTGTTGGAGCCCTCTcatgtgtattattttgtttttcaaaagttttatttacgTGTAAGTAGTGGAGTGCTACGAGATAATAAATAgaacaatgtttgtttacataaGTGGCTGTCTTTTCTTTCGGTTACTCTTGCTGGTTATGTGGCCCAGCAAAAAAAACGTTctaatgaaattaaaattcaagtGTGAAAAGTCAAGGTGACGAGGtctctctgaaaaaaaaagagggataAAAGAAAGGTTGGTCAAATATTTGTCCACTAGCTCAATTTATATCCTTAAGGTTCATTATGACTGACTGAGCACCTACATAAATAGGTTATAGTTATCTTTCACACACATTAATCCAACACTGGATTAGAGTTACGTTCCCACGCGTCGAACGCGACAAAAAACGATAGCTAAATGAATTCTAGGATTGAAAGGAATAGCGTGGTACTGACATGCAGAGGGCATCGGGgtcttcaaaaacaaaacaccgAAACAATCTTTCTAGCGACTGCTTGTTACTTCTATTGATATATCACTTCTTCtcaaaaatttccaagtttCGGTGCATCTTTTTTCTTCCAAGAACAATTACGCACTGAACAATCCCCCTCCATcagttgttttttgttgttgttattgttgttgctgaTTGTTGTTtgctcttgtttgtttgtttgtttttcatcgACTGTTTCTTATTTCCATTTAAATATCACATAAGCTGTTTACAACTGAAGCTCAATTGAGTCGACACGAGTTTGCTTAGGTACTGAGATATAATGCTTGGCTATAACTGTCACAAGAGGTAAACTCTAAACGAAGAAACTCTAAGGAAGAGATTGTAAACTAGACCGAAGGATCTAAGATAGTTTATGGtgaccaaattttaaaaagcataAATCTAGGGGTAAAGATCCGTTAAGTTTGCAGTATTCTTGTGTAACGTGTATtctttttgttg encodes:
- the LOC140926172 gene encoding uncharacterized protein; this encodes MRYHHSITESAELCGWSAAFAVMAISVVMVNTLTLITFIKTKFLLTRKHVIIINITIADLLFGAAGLSSGMLYLLKPSEFSFFLLRATIGFTKMSTLISTGVLAVERMCAIGFPLRHKVLTNRVYKVTLIFIWIISAVNTIMVTLYWADVWGHILMASGGSLLFSTGVVFVVVFCHVIIWILFRRSNRRHRLPSNPRDKALAITLLYITSAFIITWVPLTLYLSIAHVCKSCVKPTQEERISFGILLALGIQSLINTVIYCFRLQGFMVSLKAQVKKIKCLKKEASSEKAPKRKTTVHPEELDFCAVIPPQEIKN